acaccacacacacacacacacacacacacacacacacacacacacacacacacacacctcagggctgtgttctctgtgtgtgtgtgtacaaacaCAATCAGCATCCTGATCATCCATGAATTAAAGCATTCTGGTGGGTTTACCTGCTGTGTCCGATCTGGAGTCtgtccccccccctccccatccccctcctctcctcctcctcccctcccctctcctcctcctcccctcttcctctcctcctccccctcctcctcctcccctcctcctcctctcctcctcctctcctccttcctcctcctctcctctactcctcctctcctctctcctcctcccctctctactcctcctcccctcctcctcccctcctccctcctcctcctccttcctcctcctcctcctctcctcctcctcctcctcctctcctcctctcctcgtctcctcctcccctctctactcctcctcccctcctcccctctactcctcctcccctctcctcctcctcctcaccttcgCAGCAGAGCTTCAAGTGGGCAGCAGCGTGGGCGATAGTGTTTAGCCTGCAGtcagtctgtgtgtatgtgtgtgtacgtgtgtgtgtgtgtgtgtgtgtgtgtgtgtgtgtgtgtgtgtgtgtgtgtgtgtgtgtgtgtgtgtgtgtgtgtgtgtgtgtgtgtgtgtgtgtgactgactctgtgtgagagagaggagaaatgagAGGATGAAGAGTCAGATGTTGGAGCCTGAACACGACACGGACTGGACTCTGGGGACGAAGCGTGCCCGGGCACCGAACAGACTGCACCCTGAGTGGAAAATAcatggaaacaaacacacacacacacacacacacacacgcacacacacacacacacacacacacacacacacacagacactagaTCAGGCTGTCAGCTCAGAAAGAACAGAGAAATAAATCACTGCAGTGTTacacacaggaaacagaatCCTTGGAGTgcccttaaacacacacacacacacacgcacacacacacacgtgaacacacacacacacacacacacacacacacacacacacacagacctacaTACAGCagccttctcttcctcctttcacactcacattcagtaacacattgtgtgtgtgtgtttaagtttgtgtgtgtgtgtgtgtgtgtgtgtgtgtgtgtgtgtgtgtgtgtctgcaggtcagatggaaaaaggaaaaataatatttgagtTGCATTCAGGCTCCTCAGGAAAACAGAGCGCTGACTGAGGAAGAGTACGATGAAGAACACAAactggtcagtgtgtgtgtgtgtttgtgtgtgtgtgtgtgtttgtgtgtgtgtgtgtgtgtgtgtgtgtgtgtgtgtgtgtgaatatttaGTTCTTATCAGCAATCTTTCAGCTGTCAACTCTCATTATGTGAAAGATCAggggtgcacacacacacacacacacacacacacacacacacacagtcacacagtcacacacacacacacacacacacacacacacacacacacacacagtcacacacacagagtctgtgTTTAAGATCAAACTGACCTTCATTCAGCTCCAGAtatcccagaatgctttgcaTGCAGCCCGCCGTCCTCTGCACACTCAGcgtgttgtttctgtttcactaatgaaaacaaatgtcccacagcgtgtgtgtgtgtgtgtgtgtgactgtgtgtatgtgcgtgtgtgtgtgtgtgtgtgactgtgtgtatgtgtatgactgtgtgtgtgtgtgtgtgtgtgtgactgtgtgtatgtgtgtgtgtgtgtgtgtgtgcgtgtgtgtgtgtatgactgtgtgtgtgtctgtgttgacaGGGTTCAACAGAACCTGGATGGAGGACAGGGTCAGGACCCTCAGTACaaagcatgttagcatgctaaggTAATGACTGGGAACCCCAACAACTGGGGCAAAAACCCTCCTGGGTCCAGGATCCAGGATTAGAGGTCATAGGAAACAGAAGAATCCAGAACAATATAGAGTTCAAGTCCACGTTTATTAAAGCGTAAAAAGGTTTCAGCAAACACAGAACTTTTTACACACTACCCAGGTACCCAGGTACCCAGGTACCCAGGTACCCAGGTACACAGGTACCCaggtacacaggtacacaggtacCCAGGTACTCAGGTACCCaggtacacaggtacacaggtgTACAGGTGTGTATCACATCACCTACAGGACCCTCAGGAGGAGGTTTTGAAGGTTTGAATCTAAGAGAAGGTgaaaggtgaggagagctggtttcTGTGACGAGCTGTTCACACCTGAGCGATCAGATGAAACAGATCCACTGCATCCAGATgacttagcttagcacaaagaccaGCAGCAGACCTGCTGACACTCTTTATTTTCAGCAATAAGTTCTAGAAGCTAACAGGCTAACGCTAATCTAAGTGCACTTTTTATTAATTACATTCAGAGACGTCTGACTCGCGCCCTGCTTCTAACACCGCCCTTTGCTTTTAACCACATCCCTGCTTCTGACCCCGCTCCCTGCTTGTAACCCCGCCCCCTGCTTCTGACCCCGCTCCCTGCTTGTAACCCCGCCCCCTGCTTGTAACCCCGCCCCTAGATTCACTGCTTCTGACCCCGCCCCCAGATTCACTGCTTCTAACCCCGCCCCATACTTTTAATGCTACATGCTAACTGCTTTAGCCACCTTAACAGAGTTTATGTGGTTAGCATGTAAACACCTGACAGATTCCTCTATAAGGCATACAGGCTAACAGTCCCGATCCCTTCTGCTcacagtctttgtgctaagctaagctaagctaacctaaGCTAAGTTTCAGAGATTGAGACAGAAACGTGAGATCTGAAAGTTTCTCTGAAGTTTGAAACAGCGGACCCAGCTTCAGACCGGACTTTAGTCCTGATCCAGCAGACAGGCCTGTGTGGTACTGTTACCGTGGCAACAGTGGTGACAGTATAAGTCCGTGTGTTGCCGTCAGTCCGCACCGTGTGAAGATCCAATATATACCAAGCAAATATATTAGCGTTAAATAGCTTTCATCAAACATAGCACCGTCACTCTACCGACCAATAAAAACACGGCATGTGGCGTGCGCCCTACAaccaaaggtcaaaggtcaaaggtcataaatacaaaataaggcTACGAAACACAGACGCATCGCAGTCCGTCTCAAAGTGCAGCAAATACAGAGAGGACTGAAGCAAGACTCAACCTGAACCCTGCAGAACCCACAACCCTCACCAGGACCATCCACAAGACCTTCAACTAGACCATCAGGAGAGGTCCAGAGACATCATCAGACACCTGAGGAACCACCTGGAGAACAcagtccagcagagacatcGCAGAGTGCTTCAGAGTAAAGGTCTGATGGTCTAGACCTCTTTAAAGTCTTTGAGGAGACTAAAGTGCTCCGTGATCTGAAGCTGGAAGGTCTCAGACCACAAAGTCAGCCTGGACCTAGACTAACTGGAGGTCCAGTTCAGCATCAGACCTGAAGAAACCAAAATGAGTCGACCCTCCGAGCTTCAACACGCAGGAAGTGGCCGACGTTTGTACACAGTCCGTCTGATTGGCTGTTCGATCGCTTGTCCCGATCAGACCCGTTGAGCTGCGAGATCCTGCTCTGAAGCAGACCGCAGGTACAGGTGAGGCCCTGATGGAGGACGCCAATTTGATTGGCTCATCATAAGCTCTGCATCTGATGCTGCGTTAGTCCGGACTGTTCAGTGAGGTCAGCGCTCTGCTGGAGCGACCCTGAGCGGGTTTGTCTCTACGAGCGGTTCAGGGACCAAATCATAAATCCACCATTTGAACCTCCAGAACCTTTAAGGCCGTCCAGAACCACAGAGCTGTGGGCCACACCTCAGGTGCACATAAAGGACCACACCAAGTCCCTCTGATGGACCGGTTCTCTGTGCAGGTTTGAGGTGTACCCGGGTGTACCTGACCAGTTAGGGTAACAGTCCACTCTTATTGGTCACACATGCGGGTACGAAGGTGGATGAGCTCCGGTCCAACCACAGGTCTGTCTGCTCCTCCCTCAGGTGTGGGTCACAGTTGGGCTCGTTTCCGGTACATTGAGAGTGCAGAGGTAAGACACCTCAGCAGGTATGGGGGCGGGGCTCTGGACCTGCTGACTCACACTGTGGTCATGAGTTTGAGAGAACCCGACCTGAACCGGAGGAATCTCTTCTTCAGGTTGTGGGAGGCCTTGATCTTTATGAAGGCCTTCGCCTGAGCTGCGGTCATTGCCTTCCCAGTCACCGGGGCCCCTGCTGCCTCAGACTGGCCCCACCCCCTTCCTGTTCCACCTGCCCCGCCCCCAGCCCCACCCCCTCCACTCTCCTCTGTATCACTGGTGGTGGTGCTCTCCTCCACGTACTCGTCCCCGCTGGACTCGCTGTCTCCAAAGCGGTTGGTGGTGTAGTTGGACCGCTCGTCCTCGCTGGTGTCCACGATGGTGGAATGAAAGAGCGACGCACATTCGGCTGAATACTCAGAGTCACTTCCTGCCGTACAGGCGGCGTACGGGCTGCTCGACAACGCATGAGAGGGGAGGAACCCGTTGGCAGCAGAATGACTCAGCAGCTCCTTTCTCTTACGCCGCTGAGCGCGCCTGAACGCCTCGTCGCACGGAACCTCCATGATCGCTCGCAACCGCCAGTAATCACTCCGTTTGTACTTCGGTTTGGCGAGGACTACAACCTGGTCTCGtccatggtgatgatgatggtggtgaccatggtgatggtgtccATGGTGATGGTGTCCATGGGGATGGTTCCTGGATGAAGCTGACTGCACACTGCTCCGTGTTGACGTGGCGTGTTGGTCCAGGACTCGGCCCTCTGGGATGGACGCAGGGAGGCGTCTCATTCTGGAGGAGGACGTCCCGTTAGCACCACCAGCTGCTCTCCTGGAGCCTCTAACGTGGATGGAGCCACCGTCTTCCAGCAGCCGGGACCTCTTTGAGCTGGACCTGTGGTAAGACTTGTCCCCTCTTCTCTCGTTGAGTCCAGGGTCCGGACTCATCCTGAGTGTTGCGTTCTTCACTTTGACGGACTTGAGGATTTTGTTGCCACTCTTACAGGGTTTGACGGTCTGCCGCTGAGGGCGGATGAGCTTAGCATCAACCATGAGACCCCCTCCTCCCGGTGGATCCTGACTGTGGGAGGAACCTTCACTGGTCTTATCAGGAACCGACTTCTCGGTCTGAGGGGGTTTAGGGGTGTCTCTAGGAGCAGCTGGTTGTGGTTTGACAGTTGGCAGTGGTTTGAGGGGCAGATCCTGGTCAGGCGGGTAACATGGCGTTTTGGTCTCCTTGGGGGAGGAGCTTGATGTGGGACAGCCCAGCTCCCTGAGAggcctgctgcctttctgtttCAGCAGACTGTGAGTGCTCGGGTTGGAGTCCTGGTTCTTGGCAGGTGAGCCAGTTTGGACGCTGTTCTTTAGAGGAGACGGGTTCGGGTCTGGTGTCGGGTCACTGAGGGTAACCTTGAAGCCATGTTGCATTGCGTCGATGCTGCCATCAGGGTAGACGCCGGGAGAATCCTGCTCCTCCGATTTACTTCCCCCAGACCACTGACTCTGAGGAGACCAGGTCACGGCACCTTCTGCTCCTGCAGCCGGCCAGGAGGGTCTGAGGTCAGACCCCCTCACAGTCCCAAAACCAGACCTAGAGCTGGGATCAGAAAACTGCCTTACACAGAGACTGCCCTGCCTCAGGATGCTCTTTGATGGGTCGGTGCTGATACTGGTCCTGGGTCTGTTAGTCCTGATGGGTAGGgctctcctctgcagcagacTGATGATGTAGCTGTCCAGTCGTTTCTGTGACGGAGTCagagacgaagaggaggaggaggagggggcgggccaggaggagctctgaggtACAGAAGGAGCTGAAACAGGAAGAGGGGAAGACTCAAGACTCTTTGGAGCCCCCTCTTCTCTGCTGTGACTCCCCTGGCCCCACTTCTGCAGAAAGACGGGGCTCTGGACCGCCACGGCATGCAGAGGGCTCGGGTAGCGGTAGACTTCACTGCCACTTCGGACCACCAGGTCGCAGTGATACTTGGATACTTGAGAGTCACAGGAGACCACCAGGGACACAGGGTCCAAGGTAGGCGGCTGAGGAGCTGAGAGCGAGCGTCGGACCGTGCCACAGAAAGACGAGTCGTCACAGAGTCCTCCAACCAGACCATCACAGTCCAAACAGCTGGACAGCTCATCTGCAGAACACAGGACATCATATTCATCAGATCACTTGTTCACCAGATCACATGTTCATCATGTTCACATGTTCATCAGATCACATGTTCATCAGATCACATGTTCACCAGATCACATGTTCATCATGTTCACCAGATCACATGTTCATCATGTTCACCAGATCACATGTTCATCATGTTCACCAGATCACATGTTCATCATGTTCATCAGATCACATGTTCACATGTTCACCAGATCACATGTTCATCAGATCACATGTTCATCATGTTCACATGTTCATCATGTTCACCAGATCACATGTTCATCATGTTCACCAGATCACATGTTCATCATGTTCATCAGATCACATGTTCACCAGATCACATGTTCATCAGATCACATGTTCATCATGATCACATGTTCATCATGTTCACCAGATCACATGTTCATCATGTTCACCAGATCACATGTTCATCATGTTCATCAGATCACATGTTCACATGTTCACCAGATCACATGTTCATCAGATCACATGTTCACCAGATCACATGTTCATCATGTTCACCAGATCACATGTTCATCATGTTCACCAGATCACATGTTCATCATGTTCACCAGATCGCATGTTCACATGTTCACCAGATCACATGTTCATCAGATCACATGTTCATCATGTTCACATGTTCATCAGATCACATGTTCATCAGTCCAGAAATAGACATAAGCGCAGGATAGTATGAATTAGCAAACTAACATGTATTGATCATGTATTGGTCATGTATTGGTCATGTATTGGTCATGTATTGATCATGTATTGGTCATGTATTGGTCATGTATTGATCATGTATTGGTCATGTATTGATCATGTATTGGTCATGTATTGGTCATGTATTGGTCATGTATTGGTCATGTATTGATCATGTATTGGTCATGTATTGGTCATGTATTGATCATGTATTGGTCATGTATTGATCATGTATTGGTCATGTATTGGTCATGTATTGGTCATGTATTGGTCATGTATTGATCATGTATTGGTCATGTATTGATCATGTATTGGTCATGTATTGGTCATGTATTGATCATGTATTGGTCATGTATTGATCATGTATTGATCATGTATTGATCATGTATTGGTCATGTATTGATCATGTATTGATCATGTATTGATCATGTATTGATCATGTTTACCTGCAGGAGGGAGTCGTCCGTCAGCGTCAGCCCCGGAACAGAAACACTCGCTGAAGACGGAGTTTGACGAGTTCGAGAGAGAGCCGGACGCCCCGTCACTCAGCTCATAGAAACCTGTGGGGGGAGGACAGGTGAGGGAGAGGTGAGGGAGAGGTGAGGGACAGGTGAGGGACAGGTGAGGGACAGGTGAGGGACAGGTGAGGGACAGGTGAGGGAGAGGTGAGGGAGAGGTGAGGGACGGGTGAGGGCCGGGTGAGGGACAGGTGAGATGGATTATTAAACAGAGTCCTGTTTTGGTGCCCTCTTCTATCAGGACAGGAACTTGGGTCTGTACTGGATCACAGAGTTCTTCTGGACCCGGGATCAGAACCTATATCTTGCTTATTTTTAGAGATGATGTCATCTCAAGGATCAGCTGATCGATGATGTCACCTCATGGATCAGCTGATCGATGATGTCACCTCATGGATCAGCTGATCAGGGCGAGTCACCGCTGAAGAGTCCTAACGTTGTACCAGACTGATCCCAGTCCAGAACTGGTCTCCAGTTAGCCCGGTTTACGGTCTCCAGGTACCTGAGCTGGGTCTGCTGTCCGTCTCCGGCGGGTCAAGTGAATCCTCGGTGTCCAGTCGCAGGTCGCTTATCTGACGGTCCAGCTCCTGAAGCTGACTGAGAAGTCCTGTGTCCCTCCTGCGCAGACAGTTCTGAAgggaacacacacgcacacgcacacacacacgcacacgcacacgcacacacacacacacacacacacacacacagtaaatggTCAGATTTTAACCCAAACAGAACATAGAGCTAAGACCTAAGAGCTAAGAGTCCTGGTCCATGGGAACCTTTACGAGCTCTGCTGAGAACCAGACCCAGACCCTGACCCAAACCCTCTCCCAGACTCAGACGTAGACCCTGACCCGGACAGAGAGGGTTAATTACACAGTGTGTGATGTCCTGTGTAGGTGAGCTCTCCTGCTGGTTCATGAAGAGATGAGGTCATcacacccacctgtcactcataGAGGCCCCGCCCCCCTTTAACCCTTAACCTGCTGTAGCACTtcaacatggggctctatgagGACGGACTCACTGCAgtagacacactctagtggactctggaggacctGCAGGTTTTGTTTGTAAGTTTTGAACCCaaggtctctgtgtgtctcagcgGACTCTGAGAGACGAGCGTCATGCTGcagagctctgattggtccttaCAGGATCAATcagagctctgattggtccttaCAGGATCCTGCTTCAGCTCCCACAGACTCTGAACGTCAGAGACTTAAGAGCTGCAGGCCTCATCCCGCTGTCTGCTTAGGACATGGGTGAGGAGAGAGCGAGGGGGGGCGGAGCCGAGCCGGTCCAGCAGCTTCAGGTGAAACAGAGCAGAGCCGAGCCCGGTCTGTTTCTGtcctgtgacctttgacctccctcTGATTCTGATCAGCAGCTCCAGGCTCACTACGGATAAGATCAGCTGTTTACATACCTGCTGATCATCACCagcttctacacacacacacacacacacacacacaaagacaccgACACAGACaccgacacagacacacacacacaaagacacacacacacagcagggatGGAAAACATGCGGGTTATGCAGCTCTCAGGTCATGTGCTGCATTCCTGTGactgagctgcagaaacaagCGTCTGATAAACACTCAGATACCAAACCAGAGCTCCCAGTCACACCagtacactcacacacacacacacacacacacacacacacatcttttagATTCATGTCTGGTTATTTTCCTGTTAAGCCACGCCCCCTCTCACTGGCTCACAACCTCAGTATTGATCAGCTTAAGAGCTCCTCATCAATACATACATTCACATTATATCTCATTGTacctgaggtgtgtgtgtgtgtgtgtgtgtgtgtgtgtgtatgtgtgtgtgtgtgtgcagctgctcTCTGGTATTAGCAGcgtgttcaaacacacactgaccctcTTCCAGCCGTTTGTCCTGTCAATCAGCCAGCAGACAGCTGAGGTTCAACAGGAAGTGATATCATACACTTCCTGTTTTGGCTCTGAGATCATTGCATcaccaacagccaatcagctgccTCCTTTAAAGTTTCATCAAAACAGCTAGACTGTTCCATTTGTTGAAGGTCCAGTCTCCTCAGGACTGTCTCCTCAGGACCGTCTCCTCAGGACTGTCTCCTCAGGACCGTCTCCTCAGGACCGTCTCCTTAGGACCGTCTCCTCCGGACAGTCTGAGATGGTGCAGACGGCGTCCTCTGGTCCTCCTTcagacctgctctgtctgcTGAAACAGACTCAGCTCGCCCTAAGCCTGTCTGAGTATACAGGGTTATTATCGGGGCTTTATTGTGAAAGGTGAACCAGAACAGGAAACAGCAATAAAAACCAGTAAATCAGGACTCCAGCAGACCAGGTCCAGACTGAGGGATCCTTAAA
The Notolabrus celidotus isolate fNotCel1 unplaced genomic scaffold, fNotCel1.pri scaffold_367_arrow_ctg1, whole genome shotgun sequence genome window above contains:
- the dact1 gene encoding dapper homolog 1, which produces MNQQESSPTQDITHCVINPLCPGQGLRLSLGEGLGQGLGLNCLRRRDTGLLSQLQELDRQISDLRLDTEDSLDPPETDSRPSSGFYELSDGASGSLSNSSNSVFSECFCSGADADGRLPPADELSSCLDCDGLVGGLCDDSSFCGTVRRSLSAPQPPTLDPVSLVVSCDSQVSKYHCDLVVRSGSEVYRYPSPLHAVAVQSPVFLQKWGQGSHSREEGAPKSLESSPLPVSAPSVPQSSSWPAPSSSSSSSLTPSQKRLDSYIISLLQRRALPIRTNRPRTSISTDPSKSILRQGSLCVRQFSDPSSRSGFGTVRGSDLRPSWPAAGAEGAVTWSPQSQWSGGSKSEEQDSPGVYPDGSIDAMQHGFKVTLSDPTPDPNPSPLKNSVQTGSPAKNQDSNPSTHSLLKQKGSRPLRELGCPTSSSSPKETKTPCYPPDQDLPLKPLPTVKPQPAAPRDTPKPPQTEKSVPDKTSEGSSHSQDPPGGGGLMVDAKLIRPQRQTVKPCKSGNKILKSVKVKNATLRMSPDPGLNERRGDKSYHRSSSKRSRLLEDGGSIHVRGSRRAAGGANGTSSSRMRRLPASIPEGRVLDQHATSTRSSVQSASSRNHPHGHHHHGHHHHGHHHHHHHGRDQVVVLAKPKYKRSDYWRLRAIMEVPCDEAFRRAQRRKRKELLSHSAANGFLPSHALSSSPYAACTAGSDSEYSAECASLFHSTIVDTSEDERSNYTTNRFGDSESSGDEYVEESTTTSDTEESGGGGAGGGAGGTGRGWGQSEAAGAPVTGKAMTAAQAKAFIKIKASHNLKKRFLRFRSGSLKLMTTV